The Haloplanus salinarum genome includes a region encoding these proteins:
- a CDS encoding FKBP-type peptidyl-prolyl cis-trans isomerase encodes MEIEYTGRTDDGVVFDTTRESVARETGLADSQPDREYQSITVEVGAGRILGGLEEALSGLEQGATPTVAIPPEKGYGEWAEKQVREFETAELRQMLDGDLPEEGAYLETQDGNQGEVTDVGDDVVEVDFNSPLAGETLEFDIEIINVN; translated from the coding sequence GTGGAAATTGAGTACACAGGACGAACCGACGATGGAGTCGTCTTCGATACAACGCGCGAATCAGTAGCTAGAGAAACAGGATTAGCTGATTCACAGCCTGATCGGGAATACCAGTCAATAACGGTGGAAGTCGGCGCAGGTCGGATCCTTGGCGGATTGGAGGAGGCCCTAAGCGGGTTAGAGCAAGGGGCTACCCCCACAGTTGCGATTCCTCCAGAGAAGGGCTATGGCGAGTGGGCCGAAAAGCAGGTTCGAGAGTTCGAAACCGCAGAGCTTCGCCAGATGCTTGATGGCGACCTCCCCGAGGAAGGTGCGTACCTTGAGACGCAGGACGGTAACCAGGGCGAAGTCACGGACGTTGGTGATGATGTTGTTGAAGTGGATTTCAACAGCCCACTCGCAGGCGAGACGCTTGAGTTCGATATCGAGATTATCAACGTTAACTGA
- a CDS encoding 4a-hydroxytetrahydrobiopterin dehydratase — protein MASSLADEACEACTSEDEPLTEAEYAEYLTEIDDDVWEVVNDHHLEAEYPFEDFRDALEFTYEIGELAEQEWHHPDISLQWGEVGVEMWTHKIDGLHKTDFVMAARMDRIHEEYAPE, from the coding sequence ATGGCATCATCACTTGCCGACGAAGCATGTGAGGCCTGTACATCAGAGGATGAACCGCTCACAGAGGCAGAGTACGCCGAGTACCTAACTGAAATCGACGATGATGTCTGGGAAGTCGTTAATGACCATCATCTTGAAGCGGAGTATCCGTTCGAAGATTTCCGCGATGCACTTGAGTTCACGTACGAGATCGGGGAACTTGCTGAACAAGAGTGGCATCACCCAGATATCTCGCTTCAATGGGGCGAGGTGGGAGTCGAAATGTGGACGCACAAAATCGACGGACTGCACAAGACCGACTTCGTAATGGCGGCGCGCATGGATCGGATTCACGAAGAATACGCTCCAGAGTAG
- the hemC gene encoding hydroxymethylbilane synthase produces MSTCGTLRLATRGSDLAQRQAAIVKEALEDRRCEVQLVEVETRGDQLRDELIHRLGKTGAFVRALDEEFLEDELDGAIHSMKDMPTEQPEELTVAGIPKRASPEDVLISPDGYDLETLPEGARVGTASLRRRAQLLARRSDLDVEPLRGNIDTRIEKLLAPHLQAEHQARLDAKEDEAIESEGENTDGTQTATAGAIDDNLTVDEWFNDLAEIERRAMERTVETEFDAIVLAAAGIERSGFDRHLEYVTLPPRTVAPAPGQGAIAVTALDDSDASEAIHDAVDHRRTRIETTTERVILGTLGGGCIAPIGVYAIVESNFVHVVVQVYSQDGEESVTASRDLSTKQYVKQASAFADDLADRGAAELIDAADTTRDRDVYDE; encoded by the coding sequence ATGAGCACCTGCGGGACCCTACGGCTGGCGACGAGGGGATCCGACCTCGCCCAGCGACAGGCGGCAATCGTCAAGGAAGCCCTCGAGGATCGCCGATGCGAGGTCCAACTCGTCGAAGTCGAAACTCGCGGCGATCAACTCAGAGACGAACTCATCCATCGGCTCGGGAAGACCGGTGCCTTCGTCCGCGCGCTCGATGAGGAATTTCTTGAGGACGAACTCGACGGGGCGATTCATTCGATGAAGGACATGCCGACCGAACAGCCCGAGGAGCTAACTGTCGCCGGCATCCCCAAACGGGCATCGCCCGAGGATGTCCTCATTTCTCCCGACGGTTACGACCTCGAGACACTCCCAGAAGGGGCACGCGTTGGGACCGCCAGCCTCCGACGGCGTGCCCAGTTGCTCGCCAGACGGTCGGATCTCGATGTCGAACCACTCCGGGGGAACATCGATACCCGCATCGAGAAACTCCTCGCGCCACACCTCCAGGCCGAACACCAGGCACGACTCGACGCCAAGGAGGACGAGGCCATCGAAAGCGAGGGCGAGAATACGGACGGAACACAAACGGCGACCGCCGGCGCGATCGATGACAATCTCACCGTCGACGAGTGGTTCAACGATCTCGCCGAGATCGAACGGCGGGCGATGGAACGGACCGTCGAGACCGAGTTCGACGCGATCGTTCTCGCGGCCGCCGGTATCGAACGGAGCGGGTTCGATCGACACCTCGAGTACGTCACACTGCCGCCGCGGACAGTCGCGCCGGCCCCCGGCCAGGGTGCCATCGCCGTCACGGCCCTCGATGACAGTGACGCCAGCGAGGCGATTCACGACGCTGTCGATCATCGCCGGACAAGAATCGAGACGACGACGGAACGCGTGATCCTCGGGACCCTCGGGGGTGGCTGTATCGCACCGATCGGGGTCTATGCGATCGTCGAGAGCAACTTCGTTCACGTCGTCGTGCAGGTGTATAGCCAGGACGGCGAGGAATCGGTAACGGCGAGCCGCGATCTCTCGACCAAACAGTACGTCAAGCAGGCCAGCGCGTTCGCCGATGATCTCGCAGACCGGGGTGCCGCCGAGCTTATCGACGCCGCCGACACGACACGCGACCGGGACGTCTACGATGAGTGA
- a CDS encoding protein adenylyltransferase SelO: MSLSFDTTYKDLDSNLYSRVTPEDINNPEILLLNEDLCDGLGLNKEDLNSQILSGQKLLEEPIAQAYAGHQFGNYTVLGDGRAMILGEHVHDGSRYDIQLKGSGRTPYSGRGDGNATVSSMLREYIYSYAMKNLGIKTSRSLAVIETDESVQRRRTEPGAILVRVMRSHIRYGTFQYVASQASEELEEFTDYVIDRHYPHLNNKDKKYTDFFDEVMRSSIDMVVDWMRVGFIHGVMNTDNMSIDGETFDYGPCTFMNYYDEDAVFSSVDKRGRYSFGNQKPILKWNLGRFAESLQQLFQESSHAFDELEAKLDNFEEIFDAKYYSMMRKKLGIKSDGEEAIVDAFLDWLRESRADYTNTFIELETPGSFDDPVYSSEDFKHIRDELSGIGLDGKMMKKTNPRYIPRNYLIEETLNEYLEKENLSKFKDLLNVLENPYESKDANSQFQQPPSEKFDSEYTTYCNT, from the coding sequence ATGTCCCTTTCCTTTGACACAACGTACAAAGATTTGGACTCCAACCTCTATTCGAGAGTGACGCCTGAAGATATCAATAATCCGGAGATTTTACTTCTTAATGAAGATTTGTGTGATGGCCTTGGATTAAATAAAGAGGATTTGAACAGTCAGATTCTTTCAGGGCAAAAACTTCTGGAAGAACCGATTGCTCAAGCATATGCAGGACATCAATTTGGAAATTATACTGTACTTGGCGACGGAAGAGCGATGATACTAGGCGAACATGTGCACGACGGTAGTAGATATGATATTCAACTGAAAGGCTCTGGGAGAACCCCTTACTCAGGAAGAGGCGATGGGAACGCAACTGTTAGTTCCATGCTCAGAGAGTATATTTACTCATACGCGATGAAAAATCTTGGTATAAAAACATCTAGGAGTCTGGCAGTAATCGAGACCGACGAATCAGTTCAGAGACGTAGAACAGAACCCGGAGCCATCCTTGTAAGAGTGATGAGAAGCCACATTAGATACGGCACTTTCCAATATGTGGCAAGTCAAGCATCCGAAGAACTTGAGGAATTCACTGATTATGTAATCGACAGGCACTATCCTCACTTGAATAACAAGGATAAAAAATACACAGATTTTTTTGATGAAGTTATGCGATCTTCTATAGATATGGTAGTTGACTGGATGCGTGTAGGATTCATACACGGCGTCATGAATACAGACAACATGAGTATAGATGGGGAAACATTTGATTACGGACCATGTACATTCATGAATTATTACGACGAAGATGCTGTCTTCAGCTCTGTGGACAAAAGAGGTAGATACTCTTTCGGGAATCAAAAACCTATTTTGAAATGGAATCTTGGACGTTTCGCAGAATCCCTACAACAGCTTTTTCAAGAATCATCTCACGCTTTTGATGAACTAGAAGCCAAGCTAGACAATTTTGAAGAAATATTTGATGCTAAATACTATAGTATGATGAGAAAGAAACTAGGGATCAAATCAGACGGAGAGGAAGCAATAGTAGATGCATTCTTAGACTGGCTTCGTGAATCTAGAGCAGACTACACGAATACATTCATAGAATTAGAAACTCCTGGCTCCTTTGATGACCCAGTCTATTCATCTGAAGATTTCAAACATATCCGGGATGAATTATCTGGTATCGGCTTGGATGGGAAGATGATGAAGAAAACTAATCCCCGTTATATTCCCCGCAACTACTTGATAGAAGAGACACTGAATGAGTATCTAGAAAAAGAAAATCTCTCTAAATTTAAGGATTTATTGAATGTCTTGGAAAATCCTTATGAATCGAAAGATGCGAATTCACAATTTCAACAACCGCCTTCAGAAAAATTTGATTCAGAGTACACAACTTATTGCAACACGTGA